A part of Mycolicibacterium sp. TUM20985 genomic DNA contains:
- a CDS encoding SRPBCC family protein, which produces MRPLHYGRLPSMRYRDQPTIEVTQRVRSDVMSAWRAVTDIRLPARCSTELQDVEWLGGADRVTVGARFRGYNENPAMGSWQTECEIVEVDEGKRWVWNVVGGQGPIATWAFEVEPTSDGVLIRQWARMGLSPSGLTAAIIARPELEGRIVARRLADWQQNMQTNLDCIRDQLEA; this is translated from the coding sequence ATGCGTCCCCTGCACTATGGCAGGCTGCCCAGCATGCGCTACCGCGACCAGCCGACGATCGAAGTCACGCAGCGGGTCAGGTCCGACGTGATGTCGGCATGGCGTGCGGTCACCGACATCCGGTTGCCTGCCCGCTGCTCGACGGAGTTGCAGGACGTCGAGTGGCTCGGGGGTGCCGACCGCGTGACGGTGGGCGCTCGTTTCCGCGGTTACAACGAGAACCCGGCGATGGGCTCCTGGCAGACCGAGTGCGAGATCGTGGAGGTCGACGAGGGGAAGCGCTGGGTGTGGAACGTCGTCGGCGGGCAGGGCCCCATCGCGACGTGGGCGTTCGAGGTCGAACCGACCAGCGACGGCGTGCTCATCCGGCAGTGGGCCCGGATGGGTCTGAGCCCGTCGGGGCTCACCGCCGCGATCATCGCCAGGCCGGAGCTGGAGGGCAGGATCGTCGCGCGGCGGCTGGCCGATTGGCAGCAGAACATGCAGACCAACCTGGACTGCATCCGCGACCAGCTGGAGGCCTGA
- the mhpA gene encoding bifunctional 3-(3-hydroxy-phenyl)propionate/3-hydroxycinnamic acid hydroxylase MhpA, giving the protein MTADGARRVSVAILGAGPTGVTVATLLAKYGVDCLVLDRWSGVYPQPRAVHLDDEIFRVLARLGIGEEFAAISRPALGLRLLDSTMTTLTEFTRATGLSRNGFPQANMFDQPELEGLLRSNLTRYPHAELRGDAEVTAVAQDRDGQVRVTYVDRTDGSEHVVDAAYVLGCDGANSLARARIGSRMDDLGFEQRWLVVDVATAAELNQWEGVHQVCDPVRAGTYMRIGETRYRWEFRLLEGETAANFDTMSTLRPLIEPWVTGVGTDDLALVRVTEYTFRAQIADRWRRDRIFLLGDAAHLTPPFIGQGMGAGVRDAVNLAWKLAGVLRGWLPTSVLNTYEQERKPHAASMIRLALGVGRAMTAGGDFGNLVRRFVLPQLHRLPGLSAKLLDSETPPLCRTALVDRSRATPWGLAGRLCPNPAVSVDTRLDAELGDGFAIVTSTVPSPVERALIARRGAVLHVTAPEAELAQWLRRGRATAALLRPDRTVMLAGRRVGALCDALPEFHSTARTNR; this is encoded by the coding sequence ATGACCGCCGACGGCGCCCGTCGGGTATCCGTCGCCATCCTCGGCGCCGGGCCCACCGGCGTCACGGTCGCCACGCTGCTCGCCAAGTACGGCGTGGATTGCCTGGTGCTCGACCGCTGGTCCGGGGTGTACCCGCAGCCGCGCGCGGTGCATCTGGATGACGAGATCTTCCGCGTCCTGGCCCGGTTGGGCATCGGCGAGGAGTTCGCCGCGATCTCCCGCCCCGCCCTCGGACTTCGACTACTCGACTCCACCATGACCACGCTGACGGAGTTCACCCGCGCTACTGGCCTGAGCCGCAACGGTTTTCCCCAGGCCAACATGTTCGATCAGCCGGAACTCGAAGGGCTGTTGCGGAGCAATCTGACGCGGTACCCCCACGCCGAGTTGCGCGGTGACGCCGAGGTGACGGCGGTCGCACAGGACCGCGACGGGCAGGTCCGCGTCACCTACGTCGACCGGACCGACGGGAGCGAGCACGTCGTCGACGCGGCCTACGTGCTCGGGTGCGACGGCGCCAACAGCCTGGCGCGAGCCCGAATCGGTTCCCGCATGGACGATCTCGGCTTCGAACAGCGCTGGCTGGTGGTCGACGTCGCGACGGCGGCGGAGCTGAACCAGTGGGAGGGTGTGCATCAGGTGTGCGATCCGGTCCGTGCGGGGACCTACATGCGCATCGGCGAGACCCGCTACCGCTGGGAGTTCCGCCTCCTCGAGGGTGAGACGGCCGCCAACTTCGACACCATGTCCACGCTGCGACCGCTGATCGAGCCGTGGGTGACCGGCGTCGGCACCGACGACCTCGCCCTGGTCCGCGTCACCGAGTACACCTTCCGGGCGCAGATCGCCGACCGCTGGCGCCGCGACCGCATCTTCCTGCTCGGCGACGCCGCCCACCTCACCCCGCCCTTCATCGGTCAGGGGATGGGCGCCGGTGTGCGGGACGCGGTGAACCTGGCGTGGAAGCTGGCCGGGGTGCTCCGCGGCTGGTTGCCCACCTCGGTGCTAAACACCTACGAGCAGGAACGAAAGCCGCACGCTGCGAGCATGATTCGGCTCGCTCTCGGAGTGGGACGGGCGATGACGGCGGGTGGCGACTTCGGCAACCTGGTCCGCCGGTTCGTCCTGCCGCAGCTGCACCGGCTACCCGGCCTCAGCGCCAAGCTGCTCGACAGCGAGACCCCGCCGCTCTGCCGGACCGCCCTCGTCGACAGGTCGAGGGCCACCCCGTGGGGTCTGGCGGGCCGGCTGTGCCCCAACCCCGCGGTGTCGGTCGACACACGTCTCGACGCGGAGCTCGGCGACGGGTTCGCGATCGTCACCTCGACCGTTCCCAGCCCGGTCGAGCGTGCCCTCATCGCCCGCCGCGGTGCGGTCCTGCACGTCACGGCTCCGGAAGCCGAGCTGGCCCAATGGTTGCGACGCGGACGCGCGACGGCCGCGCTCCTCCGTCCCGACCGGACCGTCATGCTGGCGGGCCGACGCGTCGGCGCGCTGTGCGACGCCCTGCCCGAGTTTCACTCGACGGCACGGACGAACCGATGA
- a CDS encoding GlsB/YeaQ/YmgE family stress response membrane protein: MLGLIVSIVVVGLIAGAIARLLIPGKQNISVVMTIVLGIVGSFVGGFLGYLIFGKDAANGFLQPAGIIGSIIGAVIVLLVWSRVGNRSTTRTR; encoded by the coding sequence ATGCTCGGACTCATCGTCAGCATCGTCGTCGTTGGACTCATCGCCGGCGCCATCGCCCGGCTGCTCATCCCCGGCAAGCAGAACATCTCCGTCGTGATGACCATCGTGCTGGGCATCGTCGGTTCATTCGTCGGTGGATTCCTCGGCTACCTGATCTTCGGTAAGGACGCCGCCAACGGCTTCCTGCAGCCGGCGGGCATCATCGGATCCATCATCGGCGCCGTGATCGTGCTGCTGGTCTGGAGCCGCGTCGGCAACCGCAGCACCACGCGCACCCGCTAA
- a CDS encoding ferredoxin reductase, translating into MALRLRDLTRWSQAPAKDVEVATSPKVNVLRGLAARATTPLLPDDYLKLINPLWSARELRGEIIDVQRETEDSATVTIKPGWGFKGDYQPGQYVGIGLRIDGRWHWRSYSLTSVPQRDEKRISITVKATPEGFLSTHLVNGVKPGTIVRLATPKGDFALPDPPPAKILLVTAGSGVTPVMAMLRAMAQRGHTSDVVHIHSAPSARDVIFHDELQDLHQGPSAYELRLQLTEDSGHLDFATELDRLVPDWRDRPTWACGPPAMLDTLEKVWTDEGVPEGQLHMERFVIARTDKGGEGGTVTFAISDKTVEVDGATSLLEAGEKVGIQMPFGCRMGICQTCVLPLQEGHVRDFRSGDEHGAGDRIQTCISAASGDCTINI; encoded by the coding sequence ATGGCCCTCCGCCTGCGAGATCTCACCCGCTGGAGCCAGGCTCCGGCCAAGGACGTCGAAGTTGCGACGTCGCCAAAGGTCAACGTGCTGCGCGGGCTCGCCGCCCGCGCCACGACGCCACTGCTGCCGGACGATTACCTCAAGCTGATCAACCCGCTGTGGTCGGCCCGCGAACTCCGCGGCGAGATCATCGACGTGCAGCGGGAGACCGAGGACTCCGCCACGGTGACCATCAAGCCGGGGTGGGGGTTCAAGGGTGACTACCAGCCCGGTCAGTACGTGGGCATCGGGCTCCGGATCGACGGTCGCTGGCACTGGAGGTCTTATTCGCTGACGTCGGTCCCGCAGCGAGACGAGAAGCGGATCTCGATCACCGTCAAGGCCACGCCGGAGGGTTTCCTGTCGACCCACTTGGTGAACGGTGTGAAGCCTGGAACGATCGTTCGCTTGGCGACGCCGAAGGGCGACTTCGCCCTGCCCGATCCGCCCCCGGCAAAGATTCTGTTGGTGACGGCGGGCAGCGGTGTCACGCCCGTCATGGCGATGCTGCGGGCAATGGCTCAACGCGGCCACACCTCCGACGTCGTGCACATCCACTCGGCGCCGTCGGCGCGGGACGTGATCTTTCACGACGAACTGCAGGACCTTCACCAGGGGCCGTCGGCGTACGAGCTGCGGCTGCAACTCACCGAGGACAGCGGCCACCTCGACTTCGCCACCGAGCTCGACCGACTGGTCCCGGACTGGAGGGACCGACCCACCTGGGCATGCGGTCCGCCCGCCATGCTCGACACCCTCGAGAAGGTGTGGACCGACGAGGGGGTGCCCGAGGGTCAGCTGCACATGGAGCGCTTCGTCATCGCCCGCACCGACAAGGGCGGCGAGGGTGGCACCGTCACCTTCGCGATCTCGGACAAGACGGTCGAGGTCGACGGGGCGACGTCCCTACTGGAGGCCGGTGAGAAGGTCGGCATCCAGATGCCGTTCGGATGCCGGATGGGCATCTGTCAAACCTGCGTGCTGCCCCTCCAAGAGGGCCACGTCAGGGACTTCCGGTCGGGTGACGAACACGGCGCGGGCGATCGCATTCAGACATGCATCTCGGCGGCATCCGGCGACTGCACCATCAACATCTAA
- a CDS encoding LLM class flavin-dependent oxidoreductase has translation MKVGALVEPRAPGASEFAVAAERLGVASLWVPEVWGYDALTGLAVLTAKTTTIGLGTFVVQLGSRSPALLATSALSLQKLSGGRFRRPVQTTRETIEIIRTVSRGERLEHVGEVYPLPLPGLERLIAIVSDQ, from the coding sequence GTGAAGGTCGGAGCCCTCGTCGAACCGCGCGCGCCCGGCGCCTCGGAGTTCGCGGTCGCCGCCGAACGGCTCGGTGTGGCCTCGCTATGGGTGCCCGAGGTGTGGGGGTACGACGCGTTGACGGGGCTGGCCGTCCTCACCGCCAAGACCACGACGATCGGCCTGGGAACCTTTGTCGTCCAACTCGGTTCGCGCAGCCCGGCGCTCTTGGCGACGTCGGCTCTGAGCCTGCAAAAACTGTCGGGTGGCAGGTTCCGACGACCCGTGCAAACCACCCGCGAGACCATCGAGATCATTCGCACGGTCAGCCGCGGAGAGCGCCTCGAGCACGTCGGCGAGGTCTATCCGCTGCCCCTGCCGGGGCTGGAGCGACTCATCGCCATCGTCTCGGACCAGTGA
- a CDS encoding alpha/beta fold hydrolase: MNELKFLELHGDQVAYRDEGQGEVLLLIHGMAGSSDAWRELIPRLAKGYRVVAPDLLGHGQSTKPRGDYSLGAFAVSLRDLLDELGIAQATIVGHSLGGGVAMQFLYQHPDYCERLILISSGGLGSDVGFILRLLSAPGAEFVLPIIAPSPVLKVGNKIGSWFTSSGMRNPRASEIWRAYSSFSDRPTRDAFLRTLRSVVDYRGQAVSALGKLHIRAELPTLAIWGEDDQIIPVDHGHAAMAARPGGRLEILPGVGHFAHVEAPTEVAEIIDDFMRSTKDDVGVELVTPPTSVPTEPLS; this comes from the coding sequence ATGAATGAACTCAAGTTCCTCGAATTGCACGGTGACCAGGTCGCCTACCGCGACGAGGGGCAAGGCGAGGTCCTGCTGCTCATTCACGGCATGGCGGGTAGTTCCGATGCCTGGCGGGAGCTGATTCCGCGGCTCGCCAAGGGCTACCGCGTCGTGGCCCCCGATCTGCTGGGCCACGGCCAGTCGACCAAGCCACGCGGCGACTACTCACTGGGCGCATTCGCAGTCTCGCTACGCGACCTCCTCGACGAGTTGGGGATCGCTCAGGCGACGATCGTCGGCCACTCCCTCGGTGGCGGGGTGGCCATGCAGTTCCTGTATCAACACCCCGACTACTGCGAACGCCTCATCCTGATCAGCAGCGGCGGCCTTGGCTCGGACGTCGGCTTCATCCTGCGGCTGCTGTCCGCGCCCGGCGCCGAGTTCGTGCTGCCGATCATCGCCCCGTCACCAGTTCTCAAGGTGGGCAACAAGATCGGCTCGTGGTTCACTTCCTCGGGCATGCGTAATCCGCGCGCGAGCGAGATCTGGCGGGCCTACTCGTCGTTCTCGGACCGTCCCACGCGGGACGCGTTCCTGCGCACGCTGAGGTCCGTGGTGGATTACCGAGGTCAGGCCGTCAGCGCCTTGGGCAAATTACACATCCGCGCCGAACTGCCGACGCTGGCCATTTGGGGCGAGGACGACCAGATCATCCCGGTTGATCACGGCCACGCCGCCATGGCCGCTCGGCCCGGCGGTCGACTGGAGATACTGCCGGGGGTCGGGCACTTCGCGCACGTCGAGGCGCCCACCGAGGTGGCGGAGATCATCGACGACTTCATGAGGTCGACCAAGGACGACGTGGGCGTCGAACTGGTCACGCCGCCGACGAGCGTGCCCACGGAACCCTTGAGCTAA
- a CDS encoding cytochrome P450, with amino-acid sequence MTTRHNGVPVYARDLYAADAILDPHPHYARMRDLGPVVWLPRQRVYALPRYTECKAVLRDDETFISGEGVALNRLINRLSRGTTLNSDGAEHDARRKLVAHRMLPRALRAISDEVDAQAASVVDAALIKGAVDGVSDVAMALPMAVVPDLVGWPRDQRDNLLPWGGATFDVLGPLNRHALKAMPGALQMLRFARQVVRKRAMIEGSLGHDVLLAADDGKLSHADCSPLMVDYIAPSLDTTISAISNALYLFATHPEQWQLLRDDPTLIPNAINEVIRYESPLRAFARKVLHDHELGGATIPAGARVLVVYASANRDEREWDAPDTFDIRRDATRHLGFGQGTHACAGQGLARLETSAMLRALAERVHHLELTGPPTWAINNIIRRHERLPITLFSV; translated from the coding sequence ATGACCACCAGGCACAACGGTGTTCCGGTCTATGCCCGCGACCTCTACGCTGCCGACGCGATCTTGGACCCCCATCCTCACTACGCCCGGATGCGCGACCTCGGCCCCGTGGTCTGGCTCCCCAGGCAACGCGTCTACGCACTGCCCCGCTACACCGAGTGCAAGGCCGTGTTGCGCGATGACGAGACGTTCATCTCCGGCGAGGGGGTCGCGCTCAACAGGTTGATCAATCGCCTGTCCCGCGGCACGACGCTCAACAGCGACGGCGCCGAACACGACGCGCGGCGCAAGCTGGTCGCGCACCGCATGCTGCCCAGGGCGCTCCGTGCGATCAGCGACGAGGTCGACGCGCAGGCCGCGTCGGTCGTCGACGCCGCGCTAATAAAGGGTGCGGTCGACGGGGTCTCCGACGTGGCGATGGCCTTGCCCATGGCCGTTGTCCCCGACCTCGTCGGCTGGCCCCGCGACCAGCGGGACAACTTGTTGCCCTGGGGCGGCGCCACGTTCGACGTCCTCGGCCCACTCAACAGGCACGCTCTCAAGGCGATGCCCGGCGCACTGCAGATGTTGCGCTTCGCCCGTCAGGTCGTGCGCAAGCGCGCCATGATCGAGGGAAGCCTGGGTCATGACGTCCTGCTGGCCGCCGACGATGGCAAGCTCTCGCACGCCGACTGCTCACCCCTGATGGTCGACTACATCGCCCCGTCTCTGGACACGACCATCAGTGCCATCTCGAACGCGCTGTACCTGTTCGCCACGCATCCCGAACAGTGGCAGCTGCTGCGCGACGACCCGACCCTCATCCCCAACGCGATCAACGAGGTGATTCGTTACGAGTCGCCGCTTCGGGCGTTCGCCCGAAAGGTGCTCCACGACCACGAACTCGGGGGCGCCACCATACCCGCGGGTGCCAGGGTGCTCGTCGTCTACGCGTCGGCCAACCGCGACGAACGCGAGTGGGACGCCCCCGACACCTTCGACATCCGACGAGACGCCACCCGCCACCTCGGCTTCGGGCAGGGGACGCACGCATGCGCAGGCCAGGGCCTGGCCCGCCTCGAGACGAGCGCCATGCTGCGGGCACTCGCCGAACGGGTGCACCACCTCGAGCTGACCGGTCCGCCGACGTGGGCGATCAACAACATCATTAGGCGTCACGAGCGATTGCCCATCACACTGTTCAGCGTCTAG
- a CDS encoding fatty acid desaturase family protein has protein sequence MAISDIKEYAHLTPEDVEELGRELDAIRTDIEESRGERDARYIRRTIQLQRGLAAGGRIALFGSRNKVAWTAGTAMLATAKIIENMELGHNITHGQWDWMNDPEIHSTEWEWDTTSPTTHWKKSHNFIHHKYTNIVGLDDDIGYGIMRLTRDQRWEKWMIGNPIYNILLGTLFEWGVALHGVETTKWRRGEKSMAEVRKDLKIIGRKVGKQVGKDYVVFPALTGPAWKHTLGANAVANLIRNYWSYMVIFCGHFPDGAEKFTQEEYEKESQAEWYLRQMLGSANFNAGRVMAFMSGNLCYQIEHHMFPDLPSNRYAEIGVRVRALCDKYDLPYTTGPILKQYGQSFWTIMKLALPNRFLKGTPDDAPETNSELKFRIRGGMRDTFGVDPTTGKRRGLRTALRERQAA, from the coding sequence ATGGCCATCAGTGACATCAAGGAATACGCCCACCTCACCCCGGAGGACGTCGAGGAGTTGGGGCGCGAGTTGGACGCCATCAGAACGGATATCGAGGAGTCACGCGGTGAGCGCGACGCCCGTTACATCCGGCGCACGATCCAGTTGCAGCGCGGCCTGGCTGCGGGCGGGCGGATCGCGCTCTTCGGGAGTCGGAACAAGGTCGCCTGGACGGCGGGCACGGCAATGCTGGCCACCGCCAAGATCATCGAGAACATGGAGCTCGGTCACAACATCACCCACGGTCAGTGGGACTGGATGAACGATCCGGAGATCCACTCCACCGAATGGGAGTGGGACACCACCTCTCCGACGACGCACTGGAAGAAGTCGCACAACTTCATCCATCACAAGTACACGAACATCGTTGGCCTGGACGACGACATCGGTTACGGCATCATGCGTCTCACCCGCGATCAGCGGTGGGAGAAGTGGATGATCGGCAACCCGATCTACAACATCCTGCTCGGCACGTTGTTCGAGTGGGGCGTCGCGCTGCACGGTGTGGAGACCACGAAGTGGCGCAGGGGCGAGAAGTCGATGGCCGAGGTGCGCAAGGACCTCAAGATCATCGGCCGGAAGGTCGGCAAGCAGGTCGGCAAGGACTATGTCGTGTTCCCCGCGCTCACCGGACCGGCGTGGAAGCACACGCTCGGGGCCAATGCGGTGGCGAACCTGATCCGCAACTACTGGTCCTACATGGTGATCTTCTGCGGCCACTTCCCCGACGGCGCAGAGAAGTTCACGCAGGAGGAGTACGAGAAGGAGTCGCAGGCCGAGTGGTATCTGCGACAGATGCTCGGGTCGGCCAACTTCAACGCGGGGCGCGTGATGGCGTTCATGAGCGGCAACCTCTGCTACCAGATCGAGCACCACATGTTCCCCGACCTGCCGAGTAACCGGTATGCCGAGATCGGGGTGCGGGTACGGGCGCTCTGCGACAAGTACGACCTGCCGTACACGACGGGTCCGATCCTGAAGCAGTACGGGCAGTCGTTCTGGACCATCATGAAGTTGGCGCTGCCAAACAGGTTCCTGAAGGGAACCCCCGACGACGCCCCGGAGACGAACTCGGAGTTGAAGTTCCGGATTCGCGGCGGGATGCGCGATACCTTCGGCGTGGATCCAACGACGGGCAAGCGCCGCGGATTGCGCACGGCGTTGCGGGAACGTCAGGCGGCCTAG
- a CDS encoding EamA family transporter, with translation MTADRPGRSSTGPALLVVGAATSQEVGAAFAVGLFAALGAGGATFARIAVAGAVLWVVVRPNVRHLTRRAWGAAAALGISLATMNLCFYEAISRIPLGIAVTVEVLGPLVLSVALSRRRSAWAWALLAFTGIAVLGVTPGQTGAVDWVGVGFAAAAAVSWAGYIVATSHAAQLFPRLDALAIATAIGAVLVAPIAVVTFGATAAVHWHVAALAIVVGLMSSVLPYSLELWSLRRLDPGTFAILTCSSPVIAVLAGWVILGQRLRPIDCLAIVLVTVASAGAVRTARLPP, from the coding sequence GTGACGGCCGACCGGCCAGGGCGCTCGTCGACCGGGCCCGCCCTGCTCGTCGTGGGTGCGGCGACCTCGCAGGAGGTCGGGGCCGCGTTCGCCGTCGGACTGTTCGCCGCGCTCGGCGCAGGAGGCGCGACGTTCGCCCGAATCGCCGTCGCCGGCGCGGTGCTCTGGGTGGTGGTCCGCCCGAACGTCCGTCATCTCACCCGCAGGGCCTGGGGTGCGGCCGCTGCCCTGGGGATCTCGCTGGCCACCATGAACCTCTGCTTCTACGAGGCGATCTCACGGATTCCGTTGGGGATCGCGGTGACCGTCGAAGTCCTCGGCCCGCTGGTGCTCTCCGTGGCGCTGAGCCGACGCCGGAGCGCGTGGGCATGGGCACTGCTTGCCTTCACCGGGATCGCCGTACTCGGCGTGACGCCCGGCCAGACCGGTGCCGTCGATTGGGTCGGCGTGGGCTTCGCCGCAGCGGCGGCCGTCAGTTGGGCGGGGTACATCGTCGCGACTTCGCATGCTGCGCAGCTCTTTCCAAGACTGGACGCACTGGCGATCGCCACCGCGATCGGTGCCGTCCTGGTGGCTCCCATCGCGGTCGTCACCTTCGGCGCGACGGCCGCGGTGCACTGGCACGTGGCCGCGCTGGCGATCGTCGTCGGGCTCATGAGTTCGGTACTTCCCTACTCGCTCGAACTGTGGTCACTGCGCAGGCTCGACCCGGGCACGTTCGCCATCCTCACGTGCTCGTCACCGGTGATTGCGGTGCTCGCCGGCTGGGTAATCCTCGGTCAGCGGCTCAGGCCGATCGATTGTCTTGCCATCGTGCTCGTCACAGTCGCCAGCGCGGGAGCGGTACGCACGGCCCGTTTACCCCCCTAG
- a CDS encoding SDR family NAD(P)-dependent oxidoreductase → MTVMDMFRLDGKVAIVTGASSGLGVAFAEACALAGADVVLAARRIEKLSDTAELVSAAGQRALTVRTDVTDPDQCQAMVDAAMAEFGRVDVLVNNAGVGTAVPATRETPEEFRAVVDINLHGSYWTAQACARVMTPGSSIVNISSILGLTTAGLPQAAYSASKAAIVGLTRDLAQQWGSRKGIRVNAIAPGFFESEMTDQYKPGYLESLSTRFVLPRMGDPAELAATLVWLASPAAGYVTGQTIAVDGGVTIT, encoded by the coding sequence ATGACTGTGATGGACATGTTCCGCCTCGACGGCAAGGTCGCGATCGTCACCGGCGCCTCCTCCGGTCTCGGCGTGGCGTTCGCCGAGGCGTGCGCACTCGCTGGGGCCGACGTGGTCCTCGCGGCACGGCGCATCGAAAAGCTCAGCGACACGGCGGAATTGGTGTCCGCGGCAGGCCAGCGCGCATTGACCGTGCGCACCGACGTCACCGATCCCGACCAGTGCCAGGCGATGGTCGATGCGGCCATGGCCGAATTCGGTCGCGTCGACGTGCTGGTGAACAACGCGGGCGTCGGAACGGCCGTGCCCGCGACCCGCGAGACACCAGAGGAGTTCCGTGCCGTCGTCGACATCAACCTGCACGGGTCGTACTGGACCGCGCAGGCCTGCGCCCGGGTCATGACGCCCGGCAGTTCGATCGTCAACATCTCGAGCATCCTCGGGTTGACGACCGCCGGACTCCCGCAGGCCGCCTACAGCGCGAGCAAGGCCGCGATCGTAGGTCTGACGCGAGACTTGGCTCAGCAGTGGGGATCTCGAAAGGGCATCCGGGTCAATGCGATCGCGCCGGGATTCTTCGAGTCCGAGATGACCGACCAGTACAAGCCGGGCTATCTCGAGTCGCTGAGCACGCGGTTCGTGCTACCGCGCATGGGCGATCCTGCTGAACTCGCGGCCACGCTGGTGTGGCTGGCCTCCCCCGCCGCCGGGTACGTCACCGGCCAGACGATCGCGGTCGACGGCGGCGTGACGATCACCTAG
- a CDS encoding glycosyltransferase 87 family protein, whose product MSWAIVGAGWAAAVTAVIVQHVLVPFDAGAHMGLFTNGGDLDIYRHGGLRVLHGEPLYATEVPPGGWFTYPPFAALTFVPLALLTFTAAKAWWLLVSFLALVATIWRCAVTLGWQPDRRLMLLSLALGFVALDHQAVRGTLWQGQVNVVLMALIVWDLTRPDGSRLRGWSVGVAAGMKLTAIVFVPYLLLTRQWRAAATAVGAAALTVALSWVLMPADAGAYWGHAVVQTDRVGPLAHVGNYSFGGILATLAAPGPMPVAWWLVLVGLGCILGFAAARRAEHHGLRLLAITIVGLLSCTVPPLAWGHHWVWTVPLLAITIDRAARTAGRARRGWVAATVAVYLLGFMWFTAWVYRVPGAVPGMAKAARLLVVGCHPALFVAVGCATLAVTHRSREGRKLS is encoded by the coding sequence GTGTCGTGGGCGATCGTCGGCGCCGGATGGGCTGCCGCGGTGACCGCGGTCATCGTCCAGCACGTCCTGGTGCCCTTCGATGCGGGCGCCCACATGGGGCTGTTCACCAATGGCGGCGACCTGGACATCTATCGCCACGGCGGGCTTCGGGTGCTGCACGGCGAACCGCTCTACGCCACGGAGGTGCCGCCGGGCGGCTGGTTCACCTACCCGCCGTTCGCGGCGCTCACCTTCGTTCCGCTGGCGCTGCTGACCTTTACGGCGGCGAAGGCGTGGTGGCTGCTGGTGTCCTTCTTGGCGCTCGTCGCGACCATCTGGCGCTGCGCGGTCACGCTCGGCTGGCAACCCGACCGCCGGCTGATGCTGCTGAGTCTGGCGCTGGGCTTCGTGGCGCTCGACCACCAGGCCGTGCGGGGCACCCTGTGGCAGGGCCAGGTCAACGTCGTGTTGATGGCGCTCATCGTCTGGGATCTGACCCGGCCGGACGGCTCCCGCCTGCGCGGCTGGTCGGTGGGGGTGGCGGCCGGCATGAAGCTGACCGCCATCGTGTTCGTCCCGTACCTGTTGCTCACGCGGCAGTGGCGGGCCGCGGCGACCGCCGTCGGGGCGGCCGCCCTGACCGTGGCGCTGAGCTGGGTGCTGATGCCCGCGGACGCAGGCGCCTACTGGGGACACGCCGTCGTCCAGACCGATCGCGTCGGCCCGCTGGCCCACGTCGGCAACTACTCCTTCGGCGGGATCCTGGCCACCCTCGCCGCACCAGGTCCGATGCCCGTCGCGTGGTGGCTGGTCCTCGTCGGCCTCGGGTGCATCCTGGGCTTCGCCGCAGCGCGACGGGCCGAGCACCACGGCCTCCGGTTGCTCGCCATCACGATCGTCGGCCTGCTGTCCTGCACCGTGCCACCGCTGGCGTGGGGGCACCACTGGGTGTGGACCGTGCCGCTGCTGGCGATCACGATCGATCGTGCCGCCAGGACCGCCGGGCGGGCTCGCCGGGGCTGGGTGGCCGCCACGGTGGCCGTCTACCTGCTGGGCTTCATGTGGTTCACCGCGTGGGTGTACCGGGTGCCCGGCGCGGTCCCCGGGATGGCGAAGGCCGCCAGGTTGCTCGTCGTCGGCTGCCACCCCGCGCTGTTCGTCGCCGTGGGCTGCGCGACCCTCGCGGTCACGCACCGATCGCGAGAAGGTAGAAAGCTGTCATGA